The Poecilia reticulata strain Guanapo unplaced genomic scaffold, Guppy_female_1.0+MT scaffold_936, whole genome shotgun sequence DNA segment AAACACAACCATCCCAAAACAAACACCGCTTTGTGGTAACAGGAGTGTTACTTACAACTTGGTGTCTCTGAGTATTAGTGAAGTAGCCGTCTTGGTCTCCGGAGCCGAGGAATCTACATAAAAGCAATTCATTCATAAACATGCAGACACTGGGTCTGAATCTGATGTGCTCGGGGGTCGCTGATGTCAAGTGGAACTCACCTGTTCATCTTTGACTTGCGGAAGGCACAGGTGTAATAGTCCAGCGGCCTGTTTGGCACCGATTCCATCATTATGTTGGGTACGCAGAGTCTTTTTAGAACCACAGAAGATGTGTTTAGGTCCAGGTGTTGCTGGGCCTGGAAATCACGAGAGACTTAAcgatttgctttttttgtggcgatataggtcttaaattccattcataGTGCTCTTACATGggtctttaaaaagtcttaaatgtgAGTTAGTGAAGCTTACAGAAACCCTGGGAAAGGTTAAGGGGATATAAAGAGTTTTGGGAGGCagtacatttaataaaaagacaagttttATCTTTCTTATAGTAGCTTCTCTCTGTAGCAAATGAATGTGTGCTCCACAGCAATAGGGATTAATATGAATTTGCTTCCAAARAAGGGACACAGATATTTAAATGGTCCTGTTAAATGCTGACCTGCAGTGGAGCTCGGAGGCAAAGCTCCTCAGCGTAGTAAACCAACACGTCCCAGGGAGCGCTgactttaagaaaatgtatggttttcttttcatttgcagATTCCTCCTGAACGGAGAGAGCGGAAAGAGAAAAGCTGGTGAGTGACGTTAAAGGAAATTTATTGTGACCGTCCTCTTGgactaacaaaataaacagcagcacCTTTTCCAGTAGCAGTCCGGCAGCCTGGAGGTTCTGGACAAACTTGTCCCTCCACTCTGCCAGCTGTGCAGACTCCCCATCCTCACAGCTCCCGTTGCGTTTCCCCTTCCCTCGCTGCTTGCCCCGTGACCGGATCTCCCACACCAGCACAAAATCTGAAAGCCAACATTAAACTCTAAAATCATGAACTGAAAGCCAAAACAAGATTCAAAACAACACGGGTGGTGATGCGTACCAATTTTAGTTCGCCCATCTCTGAAGWAGTTGCCCATTTTGGAGACCGCTTGGTTATCTCTTGTGATGCAGTGCAAATGAATCGGATCATCACCGTGGACGTGGCACTTTGAAGCTGCGGCTGAAGACTGAGAAGGAACGTCGTTTGGCCagtatgaaaaacatttaacttgcaGTGTTAagtcatttattaacattttgtcaaCTTAAAACCTCAAACTGTAACATATTTTCCTGGAGTCTTATGTGTTatatcaacacaaagtagcttacaactgcaacatgtaaaaaaaaataacaataatcctggctttttttctgcctctgtATYGAGCTCCCTCCTCTCTAGAGTcaccttttgctgcagttacagcaGAGAGTCTTCGGGATCCGTCTCTGCCAGCTTTGCGCAGCAAGAGACTGAAATTGTCRMGTTTTGCCACGGATTCTCAACCGAACTTGAGTCTGGACTTTCACTGGGTTATTCTgagacaaatgtatttttatcttaaatatccTATTGCAGTGCTGGAGCTGAGCTCATTGTTTTTGTCCAGCTGGAAAGTAAAACCTCTACCCCCAAATCTTGAAGCAATCAattaatctatcaattattctgacgattaatcagataattaaaaaaaatattgggaTATTGTGCTGGTTTTTCATTTGACCACTTTGGGTCTTTGCTATGCAagaattagaaatacattaaaagtatgaaataaacaatttaatttttttaaataaacattttattgcctgaaaACCATTCAGCAAATGGCCTATATATTGAGTATATATAccccagttaacaattaatggATTCCTAagttagttgatgattatttcaataataattCAACActattaatccaattaattgtttcagccYTAATGATGGTCTCATGACTCTCCTGACATGCCAGTAGCTCAATTTCTGCTGATGACagcctcatttgcttttgccgctcctcttCATTTCTGTCTGGCTCTACGGTTTGAAAGCCGGGCAGAGAGACGTTGAGAGACTTTTAAYCATGTCCTACATCCTGTGTTTATCTCCATTCTTCCCATAGGATACTGCTGTCAACACCATGTTTGACAGATAGAGAGTTCAGATTTGGTCTCTTTAGTGTGAAGcctttttggtgtgttttttaaaaacagtactTCTTATGACTTTTTTGTTAGACCTCCTTCATAGAGATCTGATGCGTTGAGTAAATGATCAaacaaaaatttggaaattgactgtttttttcttttattaaggCAATAGTCCAAAGCGNNNNNNNNNNNNNNNNNNNNNNNNNNNNNNNNNNNNNNNNNNNNNNNNNNNNNNNNNNNNNNNNNNNNNNNNNNNNNNNNNNNNNNNNNNNNNNNNNNNNNNNNNNNNNNNNNNNNNNNNNNNNNNNNNNNNNNNNNNNNNNNNNNNNNNNNNNNNNNNNNNNNNNNNNNNNNNNNNNNNNNNNNNNNNNNNNNNNNNNNNNNNNNNNNNNNNNNNNNNNNNNNNNNNNNNNNNNNNNNNNNNNNNNNNNNNNNNNNNNNNNNNNNNNNNNNNNNNNNNNNNNNNNNNNNNNNNNNNNNNNNNNNNNNNNNNNNNNNNNNNNNNNNNNNNNNNNNNNNNNNNNNNNNNNNNNNNNNNNNNNNNNNNNNNNNNNNNNNNNNNNNNNNNNNNNNNNNNNNNNNNNNNNNNNNNNNNNNNNNNNNNNNNNNNNNNNNNNNNNNNNNNNNNNNNNNNNNNNNNNNNNNNNNNNNNNNNNNNNNNNNNNNNNNNNNNNNNNNNNNNNNNNNNNNNNNNNNNNNNNNNNNNNNNNNNNNNNNNNNNNNNNNNNNNNNNNNNNNNNNNNNNNNNNNNNNNNNNNNNNNNNNNNNNNNNNNNNNNNNNNNNNNNNNNNNNNNNNNNNNNNNNNNNNNNNNNNNNNNNNNNNNNNNNNNNNNNNNNNNNNNNNNNNNNNNNNNNNNNNNNNNNNNNNNNNNNNNNNNNNNNNNNNNNNNNNNNNNNNNNNNNNNNNNNNNNNNNNNNNNNNNNNNNNNNNNNNNNNNNNNNNNNNNNNNNNNNNNNNNNNNNNNNNNNNNNNNNNNNNNNNNNNNNNNNNNNNNNNNNNNNNNNNNNNNNNNNNNNNNNNNNNNNNNNNNNNNNNNNNNNNNNNNNNNNNNNNNNNNNNNNNNNNNNNNNNNNNNNNNNNNNNNNNNNNNNNNNNNNNNNNNNNNNNNNNNNNNNNNNNNNNNNNNNNNNNNNNNNNNNNNNNNNNNNNNNNNNNNNNNNNNNNNNNNNNNNNNNNNNNNNNNNNNNNNNNNNNNNNNNNNNNNNNNNNNNNNNNNNNNNNNNNNNNNNNNNNNNNNNNNNNNNNNNNNNNNNNNNNNNNNNNNNNNNNNNNNNNNNNNNNNNNNNNNNNNNNNNNNNNNNNNNNNNNNNNNNNNNNNNNNNNNNNNNNNNNNNNNNNNNNNNNNNNNNNNNNNNNNNNNNNNNNNNNNNNNNNNNNNNNNNNNNNNNNNNNNNNNNNNNNNNNNNNNNNNNNNNNNNNNNNNNNNNNNNNNNNNNNNNNNNNNNNNNNNNNNNNNNNNNNNNNNNNNNNNNNNNNNNNNNNNNNNNNNNNNNNNNNNNNNNNNNNNNNNNNNNNNNNNNNNNNNNNNNNNNNNNNNNNNNNNNNNNNNNNNNNNNNNNNNNNNNNNNNNNNNNNNNNNNNNNNNNNNNNNNNNNNNNNNNNNNNNNNNNNNNNNNNNNNNNNNNNNNNNNNNNNNNNNNNNNNNNNNNNNNNNNNNNNNNNNNNNNNNNNNNNNNNNNNNNNNNNNNNNNNNNNNNNNNNNNNNNNNNNNNNNNNNNNNNNNNNNNNNNNNNNNNNNNNNNNNNNNNNNNNNNNNNNNNNNNNNNNNNNNNNNNNNNNNNNNNNNNNNNNNNNNNNNNNNNNNNNNNNNNNNNNNNNNNNNNNNNNNNNNNNNNNNNNNNNNNNNNNNNNNNNNNNNNNNNNNNNNNNNNNNNNNNNNNNNNNNNNNNNNNNNNNNNNNNNNNNNNNNNNNNNNNNNNNNNNNNNNNNNNNNNNNNNNNNNNNNNNNNNNNNNNNNNNNNNNNNNNNNNNNNNNNNNNNNNNNNNNNNNNNNNNNNNNNNNNNNNNNNNNNNNNNNNNNNNNNNNNNNNNNNNNNNNNNNNNNNNNNNNNNNNNNNNNNNNNNNNNNNNNNNNNNNNNNNNNNNNNNNNNNNNNNNNNNNNNNNNNNNNNNNNNNNNNNNNNNNNNNNNNNNNNNNNNNNNNNNNNNNNNNNNNNNNNNNNNNNNNNNNNNNNNNNNNNNNNNNNNNNNNNNNNNNNNNNNNNNNNNNNNNNNNNNNNNNNNNNNNNNNNNNNNNNNNNNNNNNNNNNNNNNNNNNNNNNNNNNNNNNNNNNNNNNNNNNNNNNNNNNNNNNNNNNNNNNNNNNNNNNNNNNNNNNNNNNNNNNNNNNNNNNNNNNNNNNNNNNNNNNNNNNNNNNNNNNNNNNNNNNNNNNNNNNNNNNNNNNNNNNNNNNNNNNNNNNNNNNNNNNNNNNNNNNNNNNNNNNNNNNNNNNNNNNNNNNNNNNNNNNNNNNNNNNNNCCTGGCGTCCAGATCCAGAAGGACT contains these protein-coding regions:
- the LOC103461284 gene encoding anoctamin-7-like — encoded protein: MLINDLTLQVKCFSYWPNDVPSQSSAAASKCHVHGDDPIHLHCITRDNQAVSKMGNXFRDGRTKIDFVLVWEIRSRGKQRGKGKRNGSCEDGESAQLAEWRDKFVQNLQAAGLLLEKEESANEKKTIHFLKVSAPWDVLVYYAEELCLRAPLQAQQHLDLNTSSVVLKRLCVPNIMMESVPNRPLDYYTCAFRKSKMNRFLGSGDQDGYFTNTQRHQVVYEILARTVYGKRKRTEVGVDRLVNERAYTAAYPLHEGPFKLPSHKIHPDELNQRQVLHYYWARWCKWFKYQPLDHIREYFGEKIALYFAWLGMKSFLFLEIPELLCILVSSGAKSGY